Below is a window of Mycoplasma sp. 2045 DNA.
TACGTAAATCTTTATTGTTTTTAACTGGTTCAATCTTAGGTCTAGGAACACTTGTGACTAATTCATGCAGTTTTCTAGATATTTTTAAATCTTCTGGAAATGGTGATAAAAAACAAGTTAATAAAGTTAAATTAAGATTTACAAATTACACACATCCTACAATTGCAGCTTCTAATGTAGTCTCAATTAACAATAAAGAATTTATGAAAACTTCATCAAAAAGTAATGATGAAGTTAGTCAATTATTAAATAGATTTGAAACTGAAAAAAATAATGTGCACGAATATGAAGAAACTAATGGAACCTGCTATTTTGAATACATAGATCCGTACACAAATGTGACCTTTAGAGACTATGCATATTATGTTAGTGCAGACAAAAGTGAACGTAGATATTTATTAGGTCCTCAAGGTTTAGTTTTATATGCTCATGAATTTAAAAGAAAAATTCCATTCAGTACTGAAGTTTTTGATCTTGAAGCTATAAATATAAATAATTTTAGTGTAATAGATAATACTGCAAACGGATTATATATTCCAAATATTAAAAATATCTTTATTAATGGTTTCTTTTTTTGTGAATCAGGAATGAGCCTTTATGAAATTATTGCTTATATGATGCAAACAACATTCCACGAATATATGCACCATTGAGCAAACTCATATGCAGAAATTGCATTTAAAAAAGATGTACTTGCAAAATATTATAGTTTTGAAAATGATGATTCACATTTAGTTAACCCATCAATTATTTATTATTCACCTGGAACAACAATTAAAGATCAGCATAATCATCTTTACATTCAATATTGAAATAAATCGTTTGTTGATTCATTTCAATATTTATTAAACTATGATGTAACTTCAAAATCAAAAATCTCTGATGAAACTTGAGAAATATTAAGAGCAGATAATGACAAAAAAAATAGTTTTATTCATAATGTTTTTAGTCCAAAAGATATTTGAGATCTTTCAAACGGAAAACCAAGCAATCCTGATGTAATTGAACTTAATAAAAAATTAAAAGAACATTCAAAATTGTATTATTCACCTGATACAAAGTTCGGTCTTTCATCAAATAATATTCGCTACTATTATTCATTGACTGAATTAGTTCCTAGAGAATATTTGAAATATGGTTTTGAACCTTACTTTAATATAAATTTACCAAATCCAATTGGTCCTGCTATAGAAGATTCAAGAAATAAAGGCCAAGATATCTTTACAATGAGTTATTTTAGCTATGCTCATATCGACAAAACATCTTCATCCACAACTTACACAATTTCACCAACATCTTTAGCTGATGATATGAGTAAAGTTTTCTTGAATAATTTTGATTCACAATATAGACAAGGATGATACATACAAGGTGATTTGACAATTCAAGAAAATTCAAACAGAACAAGAACTTATAAAAATCAATCTTCAATTCTTCTGCCAACAACACCTTTTGCTTTATCTGAATATCAACCTCAAGTAGGATATAGAACTAAAACTGAATATTTAAATCTTCAGAAAATAAAACAAGATAAATCAGTTGATTTTTACAAATTATTTTTAGATACAATGGGTTATGGAAAAACTATTTCACAACTATATTATGATAATACTGGATGAAAATGAATTGATTCAGAGCATTCACAAATTGAAAATAATGAAGCAAATCAACATAAAATCAAATTAAGTGGTTACTTAGATTCAAATGAGTACACAGGGTTTGTCTTTGTTAATCCAGATAATAATCAAGTTACTGCAACGTCAAAAATTAAATACTTAGATACATTCAATTTTTTTGGTCACAAAAATTTTGATAAAGGTGCATTATTATCAAATTCATTAACATCAGAACAAGCTCAGCAAAGAGAAGAGCAATTAAATAATAGAATTTATCCAAATTCATTAAATGAATATACAAACACTTTATTTATTCCATATATTTCAGAAGATTTCATTACAAAACCAAGTAACAATTCAGTTATTTATTTATGAAAAGATTTAAATAACAATAATATTGCTGAAGAAAATGAAATTTTAATCGAAAAAGAAATAACACTTCCTGAAAATAGATGAGTAACGACAGCAAGATCAACAAAAAATCAAAATGTTTACAATATAATAAAAACTACAGATAATAAAGTTAAATTAGATTTTCATAAATTATTTACATAGTTAAGATATTCACAAGCAAACAGAAAGGAATTTATGCTATGAGATTTTTCTAAATTAAAAGTTGGACAAATGATTAATGTTCAAGCTTATAAACATAATGGTCATCTTTATAGACAATGAAATTCTGTAAAAGTAATTTTTCATAATAAGAGACATATTGTTTTATTTTTAAAAAACACTAAAGTGGCTGAATATGAAAGAGATGTAAATGGGTGAAGATATAAAGAAAATGCAATTTGATTTATTCCGAAAGATTCAATGTACAATGCAATTGTTCTTTTAAAAGAAAGTGGTTCTTATTATTATATAAACCTTGCATCACGTCCAATTTTTGAAGATGACACGCTTAAATTTATTGATTATGATTTAGACATAAAATGTTATCCAGATAAAGAATTGCAAATTGTTGATAGAGAAGAATTTGCTGAACATTCAAAAGAGATGAAATATCCCGAATCATTAAGGAAGACTATTTATGATGAAATTAAAGACATCATTTCTTTATATAATGATTATGAATATTTCTTTTCAGACGAAGTTATTGCATACTATTTAAAAGTTTTATATGATGATAAATTAATAACAGAGAAAACATATAATAAATTATTAGACACTAATAATAGAAGAAAATACAATGAAGAAACTTCGATGTTTGCTGATATTTCAAAAATATACAAATAACAAAAACTTTAATACTGTCCATTAAACTATAATGTGGATAGTATTTTTTTAATCAAAAGTTCAAATAAAAAATTCGAAAAAAATTTTTAAAAAAACTTTGAATAAAAAAAATAGTGTTATAATATTCATGCTTTTGATAGCAAAGAAGTTCTTTGAAAACTAGATATATACAAGACATGACAAGTCAATTTTTTCGAGAGTTTGATCCTGGCTCAGGATGAACGCTGGCTGTGTGCCTAATACATGCATGTCGAGCGAAGTTCTTTGAACTTAGCGGCGAATGGGTGAGTAATACGTACTTAACATGCCCTTTAGATTGGGATAACGATGAGAAATTATCGCTAATACCGGATACTTATATGGAACGCATGTTCTATATATAAAAGGAGCCTTAAAGCTTCACTAAAGGATTGGGGTGCGTAACATTAGCTAGTTGGTAGGGTAATGGCCTACCAAGGCTATGATGTTTAACGGGGTTGAGAGACTGAACCGTCACACTGGGACTGAGATACTGCCGAGACTCCTACGGGAGCAGCAGTAGGGAATTTTCCACAATGGACGAAAGTCTGATGGAGCGACACAGCGTGCAGGATGAAGGCCTTCGGGTTGTAAACTGCTGTTATTTAGGATGAAAAAATAGTAGATGAAATGCTATTATCTTGACAGTACTAAATCAGAAAGCAACGGCTAACTATGTGCCAGCAGCCGCGGTAATACATAGGTTGCAAGCGTTATCCGGAATTATTGGGTGTAAAGCGTCTGTAGGTTGTATGTTAAGTCTGACGTCAAAACTTGGGGCTCAACCCCAAATCGCGTTGGATACTGGCATACTAGAATTGCATAGAGGTTAACGGAATTCCTTGTGAAGCGGTGAAATGCGTAGATATAAGGAAGAACACCAACATGGCGAAGGCAGTTAACTGGGTGCATATTGACACTGAGAGACGAAAGCGTGGGGAGCAAACAGGATTAGATACCCTGGTAGTCCACGCCGTAAACGATGATGATTAGCTAATAGTGATGAAGCTATTGGCGCAGCTAACGCATTAAATCATCCACCTGAGTAGTATGCTCGCAAGAGTGAAACTTAAAGGAATTGACGGGGATCCGCACAAGCGGTGGAGCATGTGGTTTAATTTGAAGATACGCGTAGAACCTTACCCACTCTTGACATCTTCCGCAAAACTATAGAGATATAGTGGAGGTTAACGGAATGACAGATGGTGCATGGTTGTCGTCAGCTCGTGTCGTGAGATGTTCGGTTAAGTCCTGCAACGAGCGCAACCCTTGTCCTTAGTTAGATGATCTAAGGAAACTGCCCGGGTAACTGGGAGGAAGGTGGGGACGACGTCAAATCATCATGCCTCTTACGAGTGGGGCAACACACGTGCTACAATGGATGGTACAAAGAGAAGCAATACGGCGACGTGGAGCAAATCTCAAAAAACCATTCTCAGTTCGGATTGTAGTCTGCAACTCGACTACATGAAGTCGGAATCGCTAGTAATCGTAGATCAGCTACGCTACGGTGAATACGTTCTCGGGTCTTGTACACACCGCCCGTCACACCATGGGAGCTGGTAATGCCCGAAGTCGGTTATGTCAACTACGGAGACGACCGCCTAAGGCAGGACTGGTGACTGGGGTGAAGTCGTAACAAGGTATCCCTACGAGAACGTGGGGATGGATCACCTCCTTTCTACGGAGTACAATCAGCAATTTTATATTGCTATTCTAAATCTTTTATTACGATAATTTTTGTCATGATATATCTAGTTTTGAGAGAATTTCTCTCTAATGTTCTTTGAAAACTGAATAGTTATAAAGATATTAATATAACAACGACATCAAAAATAAATTAAAGTCAATTTGTTTTGGATACCGAGTTATGAATTATTAGAAATAATAATTTATTAAAATGTCTTTGAATACATCAACAATAATAGGTTATATTGTTACAACTTTTAAATAAGTAAGAGTTTGTGGTGGATGCCTTGGGTCTGGAAGTCGATGAAGGACGTGATTACCTGCGATAAGCCTCGTGGAGCTGGATATAAGCTACGAAACGGGGATTTCCGAATGGGGAAACCTAACTAGAGTAATGTCTAGTTGCTAAGGGATGAATACATAGTCCCTTTTGCGAGACACGTTGTGAACTGAAACATCTTAGTAGCAACAGGAAGAGAAAATAAAAATGATTTCATCAGTAGCGGCGAGCGAACGTGAAAGAGCCCAAACCAATTTTTAATTGGGGTTGTAGGACTACTTACACAAAGTTACAAAATTTTGTTATAGCAGAATAGATTGGAAAGTCTAAGCACAGAAGGTGATACTCCTGTATGCAAAATAGCAAAGTCTTTTAGTAGTATCCTGAGTAGGTCGGGGCACGTGAAACCCTGTCTGAATCTGCCGGGACCATCCGGTAAGGCTAAATACTAACCAGACACCGATAGTGAACTAGTACCGTGAGGAAAGGTGAAAAGAACCCCGGGAGGAGTGAAATAGAATCTGAAACCACTTACTTACAATTAGTCAGAGGCCGTTAATGGCTGATGGCGTACATCTTGCAGTATGGATCGGCGAGTTATGTTAACATGCGAGGTTAAGTAGATAAAAACGGAGCCGTAGAGAAATCGAGTCTTAATAGGGCGTTTAGTATGTTGATATATACCCGAAACCATGTGATCTATTCATGAGCAGGCTGAAGCTTGGCTAACCCCAAGTGGAGGCCGAACCGTAGTACGCTGAAAAGTGCCCGGATGACTTGTGAATAGTGGAGAAATTCCAATCGAACTTGGAGATAGCTGGTTCTCCTCGAAATAGCTTTAGGGCTAGCGTGTGATGTTAAACTTTGATGGTAGAGCACTGAATATGGAATGGCCGCGTCTAGCGGTACTGACTATAATCAAACTCCGAATATCATTGTGTATTATCATGCAGTCGGAACCGGGGTGCTAACGTCCCGGCTCGCGAGGCAACAACCCAGATCGTCGGCTAAGATCCCAAAATTGTGTTAAGTCAGAAAGGTTGTGAGATTTCATAAACAACTAGGAGGTTGGCTTAGAAGCAGCCATCCTTTAAAGAGTGCGTAATAGCTCACTAGTCAAGAGATCTTGCGCCAATAATGTAACGGGAGTAAAACACAATACCGAAGCCACGGGTACATTTAGTACGTTAGAGGAGCGTTCTTATCGCAGTGAAGTCAGACCGTGAGGACTGGTGGAGCGTTAAGAAGTGAGAATGCCGGTATGAGTAACGATTTGAGGTGAGAATCCTCAACGCCTATTGGGAAAGGTTTCCTGGGAAGGTTCGTCCACCCAGGGTTAGTCAGGACCTAAGGAGAGGCTGAAAAGCGTATCCGATGGACAACAGGTTAATATTCCTGTACTACCTTGATTTGTGATGGAGTGACGAAGGAGGATAGCACTACCCATTATTGGATTTGGGGGTAAGTAGCAACTGGTGAGTTTAGTTAAATGCGAACTCTGTAACTGGGAGCTATGATGCATAGGTGGTTTCATCGAATTGTGTGATTTCATACTTCCTAGAAAAGCTTCTAAACTTTAAGGTCAATGGTACCTGTACCGAGAACGGACACACGTTCCCAAGATGAGTATTCTAAGGCGAGCGAGAAAACCAATGTTAAGGAACTCTGCAAATTAACCCCGTAAGTTCGCGAAAGGGGTGCCAACTTTAGTTGGCCACAGTAAATTATGAGGGGCAACTGTTTATCAAAACACAGCTCTCTGCTAAATCGTAAGATGATGTATAGGGGTGAAGCCTGCCCAGTGCCCGAAGGTTAAGTGGATTTGTTAGCTTTACGCGAAGCATTGAAATGAAGCCCGGGTGAACGGCGGCCGTAACTATAACGATCCTAAGGTAGCGAAATTCCTTGTCGGCTAAATACTGACCTGCACGAAAGGCGCAATGATCTCTCAACTGTCTCAACATTGGACTCGGTGAAATTATAGTCCCAGTGAAAACGCTGGGTACCCGCATCAAGACGAAAAGACCCCATGGAGCTTTACTACAACTTCGTATTGAAACTTGGCCTAACATGTGTAGGATAGGTGGGAGACAGTGATGCTAAGACGCCAGTCTTAGAGTAGTCGACCTTGAAATACCACCCTTGGTATGTTGAGTTTCTAACCTGCCACCGTTATCCGGTGGGGAGACAGTGCGTGGTGGGTAGTTTGACTGGGGCGGTCGCCTCCTAAAAGGTAACGGAGGCGTTCAAAGGTACACTCAATACGGTCAGAAACCGTATGAAGAGCGCAAAGGTAGAAGTGTGCTTGACTGCGAGACCTACAAGTCGAGCAGGTGCGAAAGCAGGACTTAGTGATCCGGCTGTACGTCATGGAACGGCAGTCGCTCAACGGATAAAAGTTACCCTGGGGATAACAGGCTTATCTTGCCCAAGAGATCACATCGACGGCAAGGTTTGGCACCTCGATGTCGGCTCATCGCATCCTGGAGCTGGAGTCGGTTCCAAGGGTTTGGCTGTTCGCCAATTAAAGCGGTACGCGAGCTGGGTTCAGAACGTCGTGAGACAGTTCGATTCCTATCTGATGTGGGCGTTGGAATATTGATGAGAGCTGCTCTTAGTACGAGAGGACCGGAGTGGACGTACCGCTGGTGTTCCAGTTGTTTCGCCAGAAGCACAGCTGGGTAGCTAAGTACGGAAGGGATAACCGCTGAAAGCATCTAAGTGGGAAGCCTCCTCAGAGATAAGTATTCCCTTGAAATTCCTTGTAGACTACGAGGTTGATAGGATGGAAGTGTAAGTGTAGTAATACATTCAGCTTACCATTACTAATAAATTGATAGGTTTAAAAGTATATTAAGATGTATTCAGACATTTTAATGAATTATTAAAATAACTATTCAGTTTTCAAAGAATATTTAACACCTTTAATGGTGTTTTTTTATTTTATTAAAAAATATTATAATTTTAATATATGACAAAAACAAAAAGAACAAATATTTCTAAAAGAAACATAAAAAGACGCCAACAATGGCATCTTAAGTTAAAGAAAGATAAAGAATTAAGCAAAATTTATTTATGCAGAAGGCAAATAGGTAATGTGATTAATGCATCAAATACCCTTGTATTGAAGTTGACAAATGAAGAATTATCATCTGAATTTGAGAATAAAATTGAAAAAGTAAATAAAGAATTGAAGAAATTCATTTATTTTCAAGATGTAAAATTTATTTTATATTTTGTGAAACAAAGATTAGAATTAATAAATAAAGATAATGATAAGTTATCATATAAATTTATAGGTTTCGATTTATTTGATATTTTGTTTAAAGAAATGAGATTACTATTCAAAACAAAAGATATAGATCATAAATGATTTTACAAAGTCATAACAGACACTATTTCTAATAAAATATCAAATATTGATTTACTTAATGAAAAAATTTCAAAATATAATCCTACAAATACTAATGATGAGTTCATTAATGACATTTTATTTGAGAAAGTAAATCAAAATAAAGAAATTATTTTGCAAAATTTAAATAGATTTGTTCATAACTTCACAAAAAGAGACAGAATTCACAAATTCAATAAATATATTTACTTACATATTACAAATATTACAGAAAAGCATTTTAAAAATAAGAAATTTATTTTCAATAATTTAAATCAAATGATAAAAACATCAGATGAACATTACACCATAATAACACATACAAATTGAGTAGGTATACCTATTAACGTCTTCTTATTCAAACATCTTCCTTATGCAGATAAAGATAAACTAATTTTAGATACTATTCAGTTATATAAAAGAGATGATAAAAGTATTTCAGTTATTCCTTATGATTGACCTCTTGATATTGAGTGCTTATCAAGTAAAAGTAAGGAGCTTAATAAGTCAGTCGCTAAATATATTATGTATTCTAAAAATATATTTACTGAAAAATTAAATGACCATTACAAAAAGAGAATAAATACAGTTTGATCTAGAGTTTTTAGTAGAAAAGATAGTAATAAAGTAAATATTATTTCTAAGAAACCATTGAATCGTCTAAATTACTTATACATAGAAAGTTCTAAAGATAAAGTCAATATAGATAAACAGGATTTAATTTATTTCAACAAATTGATAAATTTCGTAGAAAATAGGGATGACAATTTTGATGTAAGTAGTTTAAATAATATTGAATCAGATGAATATTATGAAAAGGAAATGAAATATTCAAAAATTAAGAATATCATCAATGTAAAAGATGGTTATGAAGCTCCAAAATTATGAGAGAAAATTCGCAGAGATAATAAAAATTTAGGATTACATTTTGCTTTTACAAATTTCAAAATACCTAAAAAGAAAGATTTAATAGATATATTAAAAAATGATGTAGATAACTATGAAAATAGTCAAATGATGAATATATTGATAAGTAGTTATAAAAAGTTTCTGAAATCATTTGAAGATATGAATGGATTTCTATTTACTAATTTAATAGCTATCTCAATAATTAAAATATTAAAATATATAATAAACTTATTTATTCGTTCAAATCCATATTGTATTTGTGATGAATTTAGTACATCGGAAATTTTACAATTAATTATATTTAATGAAACTAACAAATTTAGTAGTGAGATCAAATATAACCTTCAGAATTCGAAAGAAGATGATGTATTCTTTAACTTTTTAAACAAATATGATCAGTTCGCAAAAATCTTGAAATCAGCATTAATCCAAGAAGAAAGTGATGATACTAATACACCTATTACATAGGTAAAAAAGTCTATTTTATACTCCTTTTATCAAATAATTTTATATAATATAAAACATGTTCAAAATAGGTGTGGATGCAACTAATATTAATAGATTTATTAATAAAAAAACATCTTTTATAAATAGAGTTTTATCAACGCATGAATTAGCAGAATATAACCAAATAACTGATCAAAATTTGAAAGCTAAATTTCTTGCCAGAGCATGAGCTATTAAAGAATCTATTTACAAAATTGATAATAGCTACATCGATTTTCGCAATATTGATTTAGTTAAAAAAAACAATATTTGAGAATTTAAAAACTTCTGTATTTCTATCACATATGTTGATAATTTAGTTATTTCCGTTGCTATTTCTAAGGAGAAAAATGAAAAAATATAATGTAAATGTAATTTTTAAGATGATTTTATTTTCACCAGTTTGATTATTCAGATACTTTTTAATTAAATGAAAAGCTTGAAAATATAGAAAATCACCTGAAACAAGTAAATCAATCGAAAGATATGCTTTCTTACTCAAACTTTCTAAAAAAATGCTAAATCTTTACAATGTGGATGTAAAAATTGAAGGATATGAAAACCTGCCACAAAATGGTTCTGTGTTATTAGTAGCTAACCATAAGTCAAACTTTGATTCTTTAATCTTAATGAAAGCTACAGAACAACAATCATATGAACAAGGTGCTAAAGCTATGATACCTACTTTTTTAGCTAAGAGCGAGCTACAAAAGAAAAAAATAGTTAAAGATACTTTGTCACTTTTAGATACTGTTTTTATTGATAGAAAGAGTATTAAAAACAGTTTAAATGCATTGGGTGATTTCGGTGCATTTGTTAAAGTTCAAAAAACATATGGTGTAATTTTCCCTGAGGGAACAAGAGTGAAAAGTGAAGGTTTAGGTGAGTTTAAAGCTGGTGCATTTAGAGTTGCACAGAAAGATTATATGGCAATTATCCCTACTGTAATAATCAACTCTTTAGGTTCTGATAGTGTGCACAAAAAGCAAAGACAACAAGTTACTGTTAAATTTTTACCAGCATTAAAACCATCTACATTCATGAATCAAGAAACATCAAAATTAGCAGAAAGAGTTAAAAGCTTAATTGAGTCAGAATTATTGAAGGAAAAAGATGAAAACTAATTACACAAATTACGATTCAGAATATAGCTTTAAAGTTGAAAAGTTTAATTTTGATGGACCATTAGATTTATTACTTGCATTAGTTAAAGATAAAAAGATCAGTATTAATGAAATTAACTTAGTAGAAATAGCAGATAGATATTTAGAAATTATTTCTCAATTAAAAGAGCAAGATATTGATTTAGCTGTTGATTATTTAGTTATGGCTGCCACATTACTTAAAATCAAAGCAGCTATGGCAATACAAGAACCAGGACAAGAAATTCCTGAAGAAATTGAAGAAGATAAAAGACAAATTTTGAGACAGTTAGCTGAATATGAACAATTTAAATCAATTAAAGAAGCTCTTAAAACATATGAATTAGATAGACAAGATATTTTCATCAAAGATCCATCAAATGTTGATGAATTTATCGTTGATACCAATGACACTAGGTTAGACGGTCATTCTAACCCAGTTAAATTAATTGCTGTTTTAAGAAAAATGTTTGAAAGAGTTTATGCTCAAAAGCTTAGAACAGCAAAATTAGAAACATTTAAACTATCACCATCTGATCAATATGGAATGATTAAAGAGTTACTTAGAAAACATGAAAAATTAACTTTCCAAATGGTCTTTTCACAACCAAGTATGGGACACTTTGTTGTTACATTGCTTGCTGTATTAGTTTTAGCTAAAGAACAATATTTAAAAATAATTCAAGAAAAAGAATTTGAAGAAATCTCAATTATTAGAGGAGAACTTTACGATGAAAAATAAAATTTTAGAAGCACTATTATACATTCAAGGAGATGATGGACTTAACTTAGAACAAGTTAAAGACATTTTCTCACTAGCTACTTTAGCTGAAGCTAAAAAAGTAATGCAAGATTTCTTAAGAGAGTTTAATGACTTAGAAAGAGCGCTTAAAGTAGTTAACTTCAATGATGTTTACAAATTAGCAACTAGAGAAACATTCAAAGATTATGTTACAAAAATGGTTTCAGTTGTTAAAAAACAAAGATTATCAAATGCTGCTATCGAAGTTGCTGGTATCATTGCTTACAAACAACCAGTTACAAAAGGCCAAATTGCATCAATTAGAGGTGTTGCATCTGATCAAGTTGTTAATACACTTTTAATGAAAGGTGTTATTGAAGAAGTCGGGATTTCTCCTACACCAGGTAACCCTGTTTT
It encodes the following:
- a CDS encoding 4'-phosphopantetheinyl transferase superfamily protein, encoding MFKIGVDATNINRFINKKTSFINRVLSTHELAEYNQITDQNLKAKFLARAWAIKESIYKIDNSYIDFRNIDLVKKNNIWEFKNFCISITYVDNLVISVAISKEKNEKI
- a CDS encoding 1-acyl-sn-glycerol-3-phosphate acyltransferase gives rise to the protein MKKYNVNVIFKMILFSPVWLFRYFLIKWKAWKYRKSPETSKSIERYAFLLKLSKKMLNLYNVDVKIEGYENLPQNGSVLLVANHKSNFDSLILMKATEQQSYEQGAKAMIPTFLAKSELQKKKIVKDTLSLLDTVFIDRKSIKNSLNALGDFGAFVKVQKTYGVIFPEGTRVKSEGLGEFKAGAFRVAQKDYMAIIPTVIINSLGSDSVHKKQRQQVTVKFLPALKPSTFMNQETSKLAERVKSLIESELLKEKDEN
- the scpB gene encoding SMC-Scp complex subunit ScpB, whose protein sequence is MKNKILEALLYIQGDDGLNLEQVKDIFSLATLAEAKKVMQDFLREFNDLERALKVVNFNDVYKLATRETFKDYVTKMVSVVKKQRLSNAAIEVAGIIAYKQPVTKGQIASIRGVASDQVVNTLLMKGVIEEVGISPTPGNPVLYGVTNKFYDHFKLTSMRDLPKMTEFNYVEGVEDENEDFDLFGSQREE
- a CDS encoding DUF402 domain-containing protein, which produces MLWDFSKLKVGQMINVQAYKHNGHLYRQWNSVKVIFHNKRHIVLFLKNTKVAEYERDVNGWRYKENAIWFIPKDSMYNAIVLLKESGSYYYINLASRPIFEDDTLKFIDYDLDIKCYPDKELQIVDREEFAEHSKEMKYPESLRKTIYDEIKDIISLYNDYEYFFSDEVIAYYLKVLYDDKLITEKTYNKLLDTNNRRKYNEETSMFADISKIYK
- a CDS encoding MYPU_1760 family metalloprotease; protein product: MTKLRKSLLFLTGSILGLGTLVTNSCSFLDIFKSSGNGDKKQVNKVKLRFTNYTHPTIAASNVVSINNKEFMKTSSKSNDEVSQLLNRFETEKNNVHEYEETNGTCYFEYIDPYTNVTFRDYAYYVSADKSERRYLLGPQGLVLYAHEFKRKIPFSTEVFDLEAININNFSVIDNTANGLYIPNIKNIFINGFFFCESGMSLYEIIAYMMQTTFHEYMHHWANSYAEIAFKKDVLAKYYSFENDDSHLVNPSIIYYSPGTTIKDQHNHLYIQYWNKSFVDSFQYLLNYDVTSKSKISDETWEILRADNDKKNSFIHNVFSPKDIWDLSNGKPSNPDVIELNKKLKEHSKLYYSPDTKFGLSSNNIRYYYSLTELVPREYLKYGFEPYFNINLPNPIGPAIEDSRNKGQDIFTMSYFSYAHIDKTSSSTTYTISPTSLADDMSKVFLNNFDSQYRQGWYIQGDLTIQENSNRTRTYKNQSSILLPTTPFALSEYQPQVGYRTKTEYLNLQKIKQDKSVDFYKLFLDTMGYGKTISQLYYDNTGWKWIDSEHSQIENNEANQHKIKLSGYLDSNEYTGFVFVNPDNNQVTATSKIKYLDTFNFFGHKNFDKGALLSNSLTSEQAQQREEQLNNRIYPNSLNEYTNTLFIPYISEDFITKPSNNSVIYLWKDLNNNNIAEENEILIEKEITLPENRWVTTARSTKNQNVYNIIKTTDNKVKLDFHKLFT
- a CDS encoding segregation/condensation protein A; the protein is MKTNYTNYDSEYSFKVEKFNFDGPLDLLLALVKDKKISINEINLVEIADRYLEIISQLKEQDIDLAVDYLVMAATLLKIKAAMAIQEPGQEIPEEIEEDKRQILRQLAEYEQFKSIKEALKTYELDRQDIFIKDPSNVDEFIVDTNDTRLDGHSNPVKLIAVLRKMFERVYAQKLRTAKLETFKLSPSDQYGMIKELLRKHEKLTFQMVFSQPSMGHFVVTLLAVLVLAKEQYLKIIQEKEFEEISIIRGELYDEK